One segment of Sphingomonas telluris DNA contains the following:
- a CDS encoding TadE/TadG family type IV pilus assembly protein, with protein sequence MTWLSALRRDKRGAAVIELGMAAPVLAVLMIGMVDLSRGYSAKLQLTQAAQRSIEKVMQGTQNTTVYQALTTEAATAAGVPTTDVTVDWWLECNGTRQTNYNTNCPNGNTYARYLTVEVRKKYTPMFKTRYAGFAGGNSDGSWTLKGKAGIRVQ encoded by the coding sequence ATGACCTGGCTTTCAGCACTTCGCCGCGACAAGCGCGGTGCCGCCGTGATCGAGCTGGGAATGGCAGCCCCGGTGCTCGCCGTCCTGATGATCGGCATGGTCGATCTCAGCCGCGGCTACTCGGCCAAGCTTCAACTGACGCAGGCCGCACAGCGTTCGATCGAGAAGGTCATGCAGGGCACGCAGAACACGACCGTGTACCAGGCTCTGACGACCGAGGCCGCCACGGCTGCAGGCGTTCCCACTACGGACGTGACCGTCGATTGGTGGCTGGAGTGCAACGGCACTCGCCAGACCAACTACAACACCAATTGCCCGAACGGGAACACCTACGCTCGCTACCTGACCGTCGAGGTGCGCAAGAAATACACACCGATGTTCAAGACGCGTTACGCCGGGTTCGCCGGCGGCAATTCGGACGGGTCCTGGACGTTGAAGGGCAAAGCAGGGATCCGCGTGCAATGA
- a CDS encoding TadE/TadG family type IV pilus assembly protein yields MMIRRRILQDQEGVAAVEMAIALPILVVFIWGIFQIGLLFQANAGMQHALGEGARYATIFPTPTDTDIRNRVLAKKFGTYNGNLGSLQIADTSSGGVVQYKDMTLTYNQQMHFLFIPVTTVTLTRSKRVYMPT; encoded by the coding sequence ATGATGATCCGCCGCCGCATTCTGCAGGATCAAGAGGGCGTCGCCGCCGTGGAGATGGCGATCGCGCTGCCGATCCTGGTCGTTTTCATCTGGGGCATCTTCCAGATCGGTCTGCTGTTCCAGGCGAACGCCGGAATGCAGCATGCTCTCGGTGAAGGTGCGCGCTACGCGACGATCTTCCCCACGCCAACCGACACGGACATCCGCAATCGCGTGCTGGCGAAGAAGTTCGGCACGTACAACGGCAATCTGGGTTCGCTCCAGATTGCCGATACGTCGAGCGGTGGCGTCGTGCAGTACAAGGACATGACGCTGACCTATAACCAGCAGATGCACTTCCTCTTCATCCCGGTCACGACGGTGACGCTGACCCGGTCGAAGAGGGTCTACATGCCGACCTAA
- a CDS encoding enoyl-CoA hydratase-related protein, which produces MSEHVRIERDGAVLRVTLARPERRNAITVAMYAAFADAIESAAGDDSIHVITLEGEGQDFTAGNDLADFMAEMPRDGSDIPVWRLLRVLAKNQVPIVAAVHGNAVGIGTTMLFHCDLVVAEEGTRFLMPFVDLGLVPEAASSLLLPRLAGRRRAARHLLLGEPFGPEDALEFGLVSHIAPSGQLAQTLSKIVGALIAKPAQALRLTQDLLRRGDTDEVLERMQLENDHFAERLTSSEVRDAITAFFASRAKPA; this is translated from the coding sequence GCAATGCCATCACGGTGGCCATGTACGCTGCGTTCGCGGACGCGATAGAATCCGCTGCCGGCGACGATTCTATTCACGTAATCACGCTCGAGGGCGAAGGGCAGGATTTCACCGCGGGGAACGATCTAGCCGACTTCATGGCGGAAATGCCGCGCGACGGTTCGGACATCCCCGTCTGGCGGCTCCTTCGGGTGCTGGCGAAGAACCAGGTGCCGATCGTCGCGGCCGTGCACGGCAATGCCGTCGGCATCGGAACGACGATGCTCTTCCATTGCGACCTCGTCGTCGCGGAGGAAGGAACACGCTTCCTGATGCCATTCGTCGATCTTGGGCTCGTTCCGGAGGCGGCCAGCTCACTGCTGCTGCCGCGCCTTGCTGGGCGAAGGCGCGCCGCACGTCACCTGCTGCTTGGGGAGCCGTTCGGTCCCGAGGACGCCCTCGAGTTCGGCCTGGTCAGTCATATTGCGCCAAGCGGGCAGCTTGCTCAGACGCTCTCGAAGATCGTTGGAGCGCTGATCGCCAAGCCAGCGCAGGCGCTGCGGCTGACGCAAGACCTGCTCCGCCGCGGAGACACGGACGAGGTGCTCGAGCGCATGCAGCTCGAGAATGATCATTTTGCTGAACGGCTGACCTCATCGGAGGTCCGCGACGCCATCACCGCCTTCTTCGCCAGCAGGGCGAAACCGGCTTAG